The Mycolicibacterium flavescens genomic interval CCCTCGGGCTCGAGGAAGTAGCTGCGGTCATACATCATCGGATCGATGTCGGAGGCGGGAACGAATTCCAGCACCTCGATCTCGCGGCTGCGTTCCTCGGGCAGCGTGGCGATGTCCTCGTCGGTGATGATCACCGTCTGGCCATCGTCGGATTCGTACGCCCGGGCGATGTCGCGATACTCGACTTCTTCACCGTCGATCTCGCAGACACGTTTGTATCGGATGCGCCCGTTGTCCTTCGCGTGCACCTGGTGGAACTTCACGTCGTGGTCCTGCTGCGCGCTGTAGACCTTGACCGGCACGTTCACCAGGCCGAACGCGATCGAACCCTTCCATATGGAACGCATCAACCCAGTATGGCTGATTCCAGCGCCGCATCGCGGCTACCGCGATCGGGCAGGTCGGCGCCGGCGTGGGCGACCGTCAGCGCCGACGACATCGCGGCCGTGCGCAGGACACGCGTCAGGTCGGCCGCACTGATTCGCGCCAGGTCACGCCGCCGCTGAGCGCCCAGCAGCCCCAACGTCCACAGCGCGTCGATCAGACCGCTCATGTACGCATCGCCGGCGCCCACGGTGTCGACGACGTCGACCTCGAACGCCGGCACTCGCACCAGGCCCTGCGCGCACAGCGCGAACGACCCCTGCGCGCCCACCGTCACCGCGACGATCGACGGGCCCAGCGACAACCACGTCTCCGCGATCTGCTCGGGGGCGCGGCCCGGGTCGAGCCACCGCAAGTCCTCGTCGCTGGCCTTCACCACGTCGCAGCGCTCGATGAGCCGGTCGATGCGGGTGCGCGCGGCATCGGCGTCCTCGATCAGCGCGGGCCGCACATTCGGATCAAACGTCACGGTGGCTGACGGGTGATACGTCTCGACCAGTGCGGCGGTGGCACGGCAGCCGGGCTCGAGCACCGCCGCGATCGAACCGGTGTGCACCACCAGCGGGGGACCCACCTCGGGCGTTCCGGTCAGTTGCCATTCGATGTCGAACTCGTACTGCGCCGAACCCTGCTCGTCGAGCGTGGCCAACGCGGTCGGCGTCCTCGCCGCGTCCGTACTTCCCGAGACGAGTTGCACTCCGGATGTTTCGGCATGGTCGACGATGCGCCGTCCGCGTTCGTCGTCGCCGATGTGTGTCAGGAAGTCGACGCCGCGGCCCAGCCGGCCCAGCCCGACCGCCACGTTGAGTGGACTGCCGCCGACGTGTTCACCGGCGATCTCGCCGCCACGCTCGACGATGTCGATCAACGCCTCGCCGATCACCAGCGCACGGTTCGTGTTCATGGTTCGTTCCCGTGGATCAACGCTTCCAGCGTTGCCCTCGCGCCGTCGCGGTGCAGCGAGTTCAGCGCCCAGACGTATGCGTCGACAAATCGCTGGTCGGAGGCGAGATCGCCGAAGAGGTCGGTGTTTTCGATGAATGCGGTCGGATTGTCGCGCTGAGCCTCTGCCAGCGGCACCAGGACGTCGGCGAGTTGGTCCTGCACGTCGATCGGCTGCCCCTGCTCGTCGACCCCTTCGGCGTAGCGCGCCCAACTGGCGACCGTCGCGGCCGACAACCGGATCGGCGCGCCCGTTCGGAGGTTCTCGCGGACGACGGGCAGCAGCCACTTCGGAATGCGGTCCGATGAGCCGTAACACAGCCGGGCGATGGTGTCCTTGACGCCTGGGTTGGCGAACCGCTCGATCAGCGTGCGCTTGTAGTCGGGGAGATCGATGCCGGGCACGGGTTTGAGCGTCGGTGTGGCCTCGTCGTCCATGTACGCCAACAAAAAGTCAGCGAACAGCGGGTCGCCTGCGGCGTCGTGCACCAACCGGTAACCGGCGAGATACCCGAAATAGCAGAGGCTTTGGTGGCCGGCGTTGAGCAGACGCAGCTTCATCAGCTCGTACGGGGTGACGTCGTCGACCATCAGCACGTCCACGTCTTCCAACGGTGGTCGCCCGTCGGCGAAGTCGTCCTCGAGCACCCACGCCGTGAAGGGTTCGGCCACCACCGGCCATTGGTCATCGATACCGAATTCGGTTGCCACGACGTCGATCACGTCGGGTGTGGTGACCGGTGTGATGCGGTCCACCATCGAGTTGGGGAACGTGGTGTGCGCGCCGATCCACTCGCCGAGGCCGGGATGCACCCGCTCGGCGTAGGTGGTGAACGCGTGGCGGGCGACGTCGCCGTTGCCCTCGATGTTGTCGCACGACACGATCGTCGGGGAGGTGATGCCGCGGTCGCGCCTGCGCGCCAGCGCCTCGGCCACCAGGCCGAAGACGTTCACGCCGTCACCGAGGTTGTCGATGTTGTAGCCGCCCTCGGTGATGGTCAGCGAGACGATCCGCGTGCTCGGCGCGGCCAACAGTTCGATCACCGACTCCGGGTCGTCGGGCGCGTAGCGATAGTCGACGATCGAACCGATCACCCGCGCCTCGCGGGTACCGTCGGGCTTCTCCAGCAGCAGGGTGTACAGGCCGTCCTGGGCGGCCATCACGTCGGCCATCCTGCGGTCGGCAGGCATCACGCCGACGCCGGCGATGCCCCACTCCTTGGCCAGCCCCTTCTCCAGGAGTCGGTCGACGTACATTGCTTGATGTGCCCGGTGAAAGCCGCCGACTCCGAAATGCACTATGCCGACCGATATCTGGGATCCATCGTAGGTCGGCTTGTCGGTGGAAAGCTGTGCGAGCGTGGAGTTGTCGAGTTTCATGACACCGTCACCACCGACTTCACGCTGCCCGGCGTGCGGTCGGAGTCGAGGGCCTCGGCGGTGCGCTCCAAGGAGAAGCGGGCGGTCACCATCGCGTCGAGATCGACCTGGCCGGACTCGACGAGCGCGATCGCCGTCGGCCAGGTGTTGGCGTAGCGGAAGACGCCCGTCAACACCAGCTCACGGTTCTGGATCACCTGCGTCGGCAGCTCCATCGACTCCGCACCCGAGCCGACCAACACCACCCGGCCGGCGGGTCGCACCGCGCGAATGCCATCGGCCACGGCCGTCGGCGCGCCCGAGGCGTCGATGTATCCGTCCACCCCGAAATCACCTATCGGCTGGGTCGTCGGATCCAGAACTTCCGTGGCCCCGAACGAGATCGCCCGTTGCCGACGGGCCTCGTCGGGATCGCTGACGATGATGTCCGTCGCGCCGTAGGCCCGCGCGAGTTGGATCACCACGATGCCGATCGGGCCCGCGCCGGTGACCAACACCCGCGACCGTCCGTCGACACCGGCCTTGCGGACGGCGGCGATGCCGACGGAGAGCGGCTCGCACAACGCCGCCGCTTCATCGGAGATCGAGTCCGGCACGCGGTGGGCGAACTCCGCGCCGATGGTCACGTACTCACAGAGCGCCCCGTCGACGGGCGGGGTGGCGAAGAACCTCATGTGCGGGCACAGGTTGTAGTGCCCGCGGCGGGTTTCGTCGCTGTCGGGGTCGGGGCGCTGCGGTTCGATCGACACCCGTTCGCCGATGCGCGACGGGTCGACGTTGTCGCCGACGTCGACGATCGTGCCCGCGGCCTCGTGGCCGAGGATCAACGGCGCCTCGACGACGAATCCGCCCACGCGCCCGTGCCGGTAATAGTGCGTGTCCGATCCGCAGACTCCCACCGACGAGACCCGTATCAGCACGTCACCGGGGTCTGGCCGGGGCACAGGGCGCTCCTGCATTTCGATCCGCCCGGGTTCGACGAGCACGGCCGCCCGCATCCGGCTGTCCGGCGAGAGTGTTGTGTGCGTCACATCACCATGTTAACGTGATGAGCATCTAATCGCACCCCTGAGCAGATGCTCACAGTCCGAGGAGGGCAGGGCGGTGACCGCTCCAACGTCGACCGGTGACCTCGCCGGGGCTGCGGTGCCGACGCAGGACGTCCGCCTGGCCCTGCGTGCGGCGACGATGTACTACCTCGACGGATTGACCCAGGCCGAGATCGCCACCCGCTTGGGTGTCTCGCGCCCGACGGCGGGTCGATTGATCGCCCGCGCAAAGGCCCGGGGTCTGGTGCGCATCGAGATCGCCGTGCCCGTCGGGCTGAGTGAGGACCTGCACGCCGAGGAGGAGCGAGAACTCGAGCGGCGCTACGGGCTGACGGAGGTGGTGGTCGCCGGCCACGGCGTCGACATCGGCGCACCCGGTCGGCCCGTCGCATACGCCAGCGTTGGCCGGGCTGCGGCAGCGCTGCTGATGCGGCGTCTCACACCCGACGACGTCCTCGGGTTCACCTGGGGGCCTGAGCAGGTCGCGGTGGCCAACGCGTTGGTTCCCGGGGTGGCGAGCTGCCGCGCGGTGGTGCAGCTCGACGGCGCCATGTCGACCGCGGCGTATCAGACCGGTACCGAGTTCATCTTGAGCCGCTGCGGGGAAACGTTGCGCGCGAGCACGTTACGACTGCCCGCACCCCTGTATGCCGACCCGTCGACGGTGGCGTCGATGCGCAGCGATTCGGTGATCTCCCGCGCGTTGGAGGCGGGACGGCACGCGGACATGATGCTCTTCGGCGTCGGCGCCGTCTCGACGTCGACCACGCTGTTCGAGGGCAGCTTCCTCGACACCCGCATGCTCGACGAGTTGGAGTTGCTCGGCGCGGTGGGTGAGATCGGCGGCCGGTTCTTCGACGCGGCCGGCGTCCCCGTCGACACCGAACTCCAGCAGCGCGCGGTGTCCGTGCCGCTCGAGGACATCCGCAACTGCGAGAAGACGCTGCTGATCTCCAGCGGCGCCGCGAAGTACGACGCCACTCTGGCCGTCCTGCGGGGCGGGTTGGCCCGGCTGTTGGTGTGTGACATCGATTGTGCGCGTTGGTTGTTGGCGCAGTGAGGAGATGACGCAGGTGAGACCGACAATGATGAAGCGGTTCGCGGCGGTGGCCGCGGCGTCCGGGGTCGTACTGGCGTCCGGATGTTCGGGAGCGGGCAGCCTGGGCGCCTCGGACAACCAGGTCACCATCGCCATGGTGTCGAACTCGCAGATGACCGACGCCAGGGATCTGTCGTCGGAGTTCGAGGCGGCCAACCCCGGCACGAAGCTGAAGTTCGTCACGCTCTCGGAGAACCAGGCCCGCGCCAAGATCACCATGTCGACCGCGATGGGCGGAAGCGAGTTCGACGTCGTGATGATCAGCAACTTCGAGACCCCGCAGTGGGCGAAGGACGGCTGGCTGCAGAACCTCTCCGAACACGCCTCGCAGACACCGGGGTACGACGAGGAGGACTTCATCTCATCGCTGCGCGAGTCGCTTTCGTATGACGGCGACATGTACGCCGTCCCGTTCTACGGTGAGTCGTCGTTTCTGATGTACCGCAAAGACCTTTTCGAACAAGCCGAGATCGAGGTCGACCAGTCACCGAACTACCAGCCGACCTGGCAGCAGGTCGCGCAGTGGGCCGACACCCTGAAGTCCGGTGACCGCGCGGGAATCTGCCTTCGCGGAAAGCCGGGATGGGGTGAGGTGCTCGCGCCGCTGAACACCGTGATCAACACGTTCGGCGGGCGGTGGTTCGACGAGCAGTGGAACGCACAGCTCAACAGCCCCGAGGTGCGCAAGGCGGTCAACTTCTACGTCGACCTGGTCAAGCGCTCCGGAGAACTGGGCGCCGCCTCCACCGGTTTCCAGGAGTGCGCGAACCTGTTCGGCCAGGGCCAGACCGCCATGTGGTACGACGCCACGTCGGCGGTGTCGGTCCTCGAAGATCCGCAGGAATACCCGGAACTGGTCGGCAAGATCGGATATCTGCCCGCGCCCATCGCCGAGAAGCCGAACTCCGGGTGGCTCTACACCTGGGCGCTGGGGATCCCGAAGTCGGCGAAGAACCCCGACGGCGCATGGAAGTTCATCTCATGGATGACGAGCAAGGACTACATGAAACTGGTGGGGGAGAAGCTCGGCTGGGCGAGGGTCCCACCGGGCAGCCGGACATCCACCTACACCGAACTGCCGGAGTACGAGAAGATCTCGCGATCCTACGGACCGTTGACATTGCGTTCGATCCAGAACGCCAACCCGAACAAGCCTACCGTGCAACCGGTTCCGTACACCGGAATCCAGTTCGTCGCGATACCTGAGTTCCAGGATCTGGGCACCAGGG includes:
- the iolC gene encoding sugar kinase, ribokinase; this translates as MNTNRALVIGEALIDIVERGGEIAGEHVGGSPLNVAVGLGRLGRGVDFLTHIGDDERGRRIVDHAETSGVQLVSGSTDAARTPTALATLDEQGSAQYEFDIEWQLTGTPEVGPPLVVHTGSIAAVLEPGCRATAALVETYHPSATVTFDPNVRPALIEDADAARTRIDRLIERCDVVKASDEDLRWLDPGRAPEQIAETWLSLGPSIVAVTVGAQGSFALCAQGLVRVPAFEVDVVDTVGAGDAYMSGLIDALWTLGLLGAQRRRDLARISAADLTRVLRTAAMSSALTVAHAGADLPDRGSRDAALESAILG
- the mtlK gene encoding mannitol-1-phosphate/altronate dehydrogenase encodes the protein MKLDNSTLAQLSTDKPTYDGSQISVGIVHFGVGGFHRAHQAMYVDRLLEKGLAKEWGIAGVGVMPADRRMADVMAAQDGLYTLLLEKPDGTREARVIGSIVDYRYAPDDPESVIELLAAPSTRIVSLTITEGGYNIDNLGDGVNVFGLVAEALARRRDRGITSPTIVSCDNIEGNGDVARHAFTTYAERVHPGLGEWIGAHTTFPNSMVDRITPVTTPDVIDVVATEFGIDDQWPVVAEPFTAWVLEDDFADGRPPLEDVDVLMVDDVTPYELMKLRLLNAGHQSLCYFGYLAGYRLVHDAAGDPLFADFLLAYMDDEATPTLKPVPGIDLPDYKRTLIERFANPGVKDTIARLCYGSSDRIPKWLLPVVRENLRTGAPIRLSAATVASWARYAEGVDEQGQPIDVQDQLADVLVPLAEAQRDNPTAFIENTDLFGDLASDQRFVDAYVWALNSLHRDGARATLEALIHGNEP
- the gutB_2 gene encoding theronine dehydrogenase-like Zn-dependent dehydrogenase, giving the protein MRAAVLVEPGRIEMQERPVPRPDPGDVLIRVSSVGVCGSDTHYYRHGRVGGFVVEAPLILGHEAAGTIVDVGDNVDPSRIGERVSIEPQRPDPDSDETRRGHYNLCPHMRFFATPPVDGALCEYVTIGAEFAHRVPDSISDEAAALCEPLSVGIAAVRKAGVDGRSRVLVTGAGPIGIVVIQLARAYGATDIIVSDPDEARRQRAISFGATEVLDPTTQPIGDFGVDGYIDASGAPTAVADGIRAVRPAGRVVLVGSGAESMELPTQVIQNRELVLTGVFRYANTWPTAIALVESGQVDLDAMVTARFSLERTAEALDSDRTPGSVKSVVTVS
- the deoR gene encoding transcriptional regulator with sigma factor-related N-terminal domain, with the protein product MTAPTSTGDLAGAAVPTQDVRLALRAATMYYLDGLTQAEIATRLGVSRPTAGRLIARAKARGLVRIEIAVPVGLSEDLHAEEERELERRYGLTEVVVAGHGVDIGAPGRPVAYASVGRAAAALLMRRLTPDDVLGFTWGPEQVAVANALVPGVASCRAVVQLDGAMSTAAYQTGTEFILSRCGETLRASTLRLPAPLYADPSTVASMRSDSVISRALEAGRHADMMLFGVGAVSTSTTLFEGSFLDTRMLDELELLGAVGEIGGRFFDAAGVPVDTELQQRAVSVPLEDIRNCEKTLLISSGAAKYDATLAVLRGGLARLLVCDIDCARWLLAQ
- a CDS encoding carbohydrate ABC transporter substrate-binding protein, CUT1 family → MRPTMMKRFAAVAAASGVVLASGCSGAGSLGASDNQVTIAMVSNSQMTDARDLSSEFEAANPGTKLKFVTLSENQARAKITMSTAMGGSEFDVVMISNFETPQWAKDGWLQNLSEHASQTPGYDEEDFISSLRESLSYDGDMYAVPFYGESSFLMYRKDLFEQAEIEVDQSPNYQPTWQQVAQWADTLKSGDRAGICLRGKPGWGEVLAPLNTVINTFGGRWFDEQWNAQLNSPEVRKAVNFYVDLVKRSGELGAASTGFQECANLFGQGQTAMWYDATSAVSVLEDPQEYPELVGKIGYLPAPIAEKPNSGWLYTWALGIPKSAKNPDGAWKFISWMTSKDYMKLVGEKLGWARVPPGSRTSTYTELPEYEKISRSYGPLTLRSIQNANPNKPTVQPVPYTGIQFVAIPEFQDLGTRVSQQISAAIAGQKTVNEALDQAQQYAEVVGKTYQEK